A stretch of the uncultured Cohaesibacter sp. genome encodes the following:
- the tpiA gene encoding triose-phosphate isomerase produces the protein MSIKPLVAGNWKMNGLKASAPELDALITGFDAELAAKADTMICPPFTLVGAFAEKAADSAVQIGAQDCHFNVSGAHTGDISAQMLADAGASAVIVGHSERRADHGESNDIVKSKAEAVWAQDLVAIICVGETESERKGGETLDVVGSQLTGSVPAGATAANTVIAYEPVWAIGTGLTPTADDVAQVHAFMRKQLTETFGEEGASMRLLYGGSVKASNAVELMGVENVDGALVGGASLKAADFLGILAAYK, from the coding sequence ATGAGCATCAAACCTCTTGTCGCCGGTAACTGGAAAATGAACGGCCTTAAAGCATCGGCCCCAGAACTGGACGCATTGATCACCGGATTTGACGCAGAGCTTGCTGCCAAAGCTGATACGATGATCTGCCCACCTTTCACTCTGGTTGGTGCCTTTGCCGAGAAAGCCGCTGACAGCGCGGTTCAGATCGGTGCGCAGGATTGCCACTTTAATGTGTCCGGTGCTCATACCGGTGACATTTCGGCCCAGATGCTGGCCGATGCCGGTGCGTCCGCTGTGATCGTTGGTCACTCCGAGCGCCGCGCCGATCATGGCGAAAGCAATGACATCGTGAAATCCAAGGCCGAAGCCGTCTGGGCTCAGGATCTGGTTGCCATCATTTGCGTTGGCGAAACCGAAAGCGAACGCAAGGGCGGCGAAACCCTTGATGTTGTCGGCTCCCAGTTGACCGGTTCCGTGCCTGCTGGTGCGACCGCGGCCAACACCGTCATTGCCTATGAGCCTGTCTGGGCGATCGGCACCGGCCTGACGCCAACTGCCGACGATGTGGCTCAGGTCCATGCCTTCATGCGCAAACAACTGACCGAAACCTTTGGTGAGGAAGGCGCATCCATGCGTCTGCTCTATGGTGGTTCGGTCAAGGCTTCCAATGCAGTCGAGTTGATGGGTGTTGAGAATGTCGATGGTGCTCTGGTTGGTGGTGCCAGCCTGAAAGCAGCTGACTTCCTTGGTATTCTGGCAGCATATAAATAA
- the secG gene encoding preprotein translocase subunit SecG translates to MESVVIVIHLLIVAALVVVVLLQRSEGGALGIGGGGGGGFMTGRGAANLLTRTTAILAAGFFITSLGLGILASQKSSPADVLDNVPTQTGTETPATPGEGGILDELQQLTPTAPAPATPVAPAAPAKPAGPQVPTSE, encoded by the coding sequence ATGGAATCAGTTGTAATTGTCATTCACTTGCTGATTGTTGCGGCCCTTGTGGTTGTGGTGCTTCTGCAGCGCTCCGAAGGCGGTGCTCTTGGCATCGGCGGCGGCGGTGGCGGCGGCTTCATGACCGGACGTGGTGCAGCAAACTTGCTGACCCGGACCACCGCCATTCTGGCGGCTGGCTTCTTCATTACGTCTTTGGGTCTGGGCATTCTCGCTTCCCAGAAGAGCAGCCCGGCTGATGTGCTGGACAATGTTCCAACCCAGACCGGAACCGAAACCCCTGCGACCCCGGGTGAGGGCGGCATTCTGGATGAGCTGCAACAGCTCACGCCAACTGCGCCTGCGCCTGCGACACCAGTGGCTCCTGCGGCACCAGCAAAACCTGCCGGTCCTCAGGTTCCGACTTCGGAATAA
- a CDS encoding CTP synthase, which translates to MARYIFITGGVVSSLGKGLASAALAAALQARGYSCRLRKLDPYLNVDPGTMSPYQHGECFVTDDGAETDLDLGHYERFTGRPSNKKDNITTGRIYQNILTKERRGDYLGGTVQVIPHVTDEIKSFILDGNEDYDFVLCEIGGTVGDIEATPFFEAIRQLGNELPRGQAIYIHLTLVPYIPSAGELKTKPTQHSVKELRSIGIQPNILMVRCDRPVPEAERRKLSLFCNVRPEAVIQALDVSNIYEVPLSYHAEGLDREVLAAFGIDGAPKPNFERWHQISDRLANPEGEVTIAVVGKYTSLLDAYKSLIEALTHGGIANKVKVNLDWIESDIFEGDSDPTIRLEGVHGILVPGGFGERGAEGKVAAVKYARENKIPYFGICFGMQMAVIEAARNLAGIEDASSSEFGNGGSHVVGLMTEWTKGNALETRQQDGDLGGTMRLGSYEAHLAEGSKIAEIYGETVIHERHRHRYEVNIDYKAKLEACGLQFAGLSPDGVLPETVEILDHPWFVAVQYHPELKSRPFAPHPLFASFIGAAVEQSRLV; encoded by the coding sequence ATGGCGCGTTATATTTTCATTACTGGCGGTGTGGTGTCTTCGCTTGGCAAAGGGCTTGCGTCTGCGGCCCTTGCAGCGGCTCTACAGGCGCGCGGCTATTCTTGTCGGCTGCGCAAACTCGATCCCTATCTCAATGTCGATCCCGGGACCATGTCCCCTTACCAGCATGGAGAATGTTTTGTCACCGACGATGGTGCCGAGACTGACCTTGATCTGGGCCACTATGAGCGGTTTACCGGGCGTCCTTCCAACAAGAAGGACAATATCACGACAGGGCGGATCTATCAGAATATCCTGACCAAGGAGCGACGGGGTGATTATCTCGGCGGTACGGTGCAGGTGATTCCGCATGTGACCGATGAGATCAAAAGCTTCATTCTCGATGGCAACGAAGACTATGACTTCGTGCTGTGCGAGATTGGTGGCACGGTGGGTGACATCGAAGCGACCCCATTTTTTGAGGCGATTCGTCAGCTTGGCAACGAGTTGCCGCGTGGTCAGGCGATCTATATTCATCTGACCCTTGTGCCCTATATTCCGAGCGCCGGTGAGCTGAAAACCAAACCGACCCAGCATTCGGTCAAGGAACTGCGTTCGATTGGCATTCAGCCAAATATTTTGATGGTGCGTTGCGACCGTCCTGTGCCGGAAGCGGAACGCCGCAAGCTGTCGCTCTTCTGCAATGTGCGACCGGAAGCCGTCATTCAGGCGTTGGATGTCAGCAACATTTATGAAGTGCCGCTGTCCTATCATGCCGAAGGGCTTGATAGAGAGGTGCTGGCAGCCTTCGGGATTGACGGCGCGCCGAAGCCGAATTTTGAGCGTTGGCATCAAATCTCTGATCGTCTGGCCAATCCGGAAGGCGAAGTCACCATTGCGGTGGTGGGCAAATATACCTCTTTGCTCGACGCCTATAAGTCTCTGATCGAAGCGCTGACCCATGGCGGTATTGCCAACAAGGTCAAGGTCAATCTCGACTGGATCGAATCGGACATTTTTGAAGGTGATAGCGATCCGACCATTCGTCTGGAAGGTGTTCACGGCATTCTGGTGCCGGGCGGCTTTGGCGAGCGTGGAGCCGAAGGCAAGGTTGCTGCGGTCAAATATGCTCGTGAGAATAAAATCCCATATTTCGGCATTTGCTTCGGCATGCAGATGGCGGTCATTGAAGCGGCGCGCAATCTGGCTGGCATTGAGGATGCCTCTTCGTCCGAATTTGGTAATGGGGGCAGCCATGTCGTTGGCCTGATGACCGAATGGACCAAGGGCAATGCGTTGGAAACGCGCCAGCAAGATGGTGACCTTGGCGGCACCATGCGTCTTGGTTCCTATGAAGCGCATCTGGCGGAAGGCTCGAAAATCGCTGAGATTTACGGCGAGACCGTTATTCATGAACGCCACCGTCATCGCTATGAAGTCAATATTGATTACAAGGCGAAACTGGAAGCGTGTGGCCTGCAATTTGCCGGGCTGTCTCCTGATGGAGTTCTGCCTGAGACGGTCGAGATTCTTGATCATCCTTGGTTTGTGGCGGTTCAGTATCATCCAGAACTGAAGTCCCGTCCGTTTGCGCCGCATCCACTATTTGCATCCTTCATTGGTGCTGCGGTGGAGCAAAGCCGTCTGGTCTGA
- a CDS encoding VOC family protein, which yields MLRGVDHVVVAVRDLEAACALYRSLGFTITPTAYHPFGTKNALVQLDGAFIELLSVHDESLMPEATEGSFSFARFNQTFLSEREGASMLVLRSDNVERDLAIFQALNLETYPQFDFEREAIQPDGSTKIVSFSNGFLHNPLMDNTGFFVCHHKHEPENFWKPDYQNHANGAQRLCSVVFSADNPSDHHEFLGGFSGQREMRSTSAGVVVDTGHGLLEVLTPLAAKTFYGLEVSSSLAREGGIAALIISLDLALAKKALDGAGIAYNDYAGHLVVQPDALCGCGLLLRQV from the coding sequence ATGTTGCGTGGTGTTGATCATGTGGTGGTGGCCGTTCGGGATCTGGAGGCCGCTTGCGCCCTTTATCGCTCCCTTGGTTTCACGATCACGCCTACGGCCTATCACCCCTTTGGCACAAAGAATGCCCTCGTGCAGTTGGATGGCGCGTTCATTGAGCTGTTGTCGGTCCATGATGAAAGTCTGATGCCGGAAGCGACCGAAGGGTCTTTTTCGTTTGCGCGCTTCAACCAGACTTTCCTTTCCGAGCGGGAAGGGGCGTCTATGCTGGTTCTGCGTTCCGACAATGTGGAGCGCGATCTGGCGATCTTTCAAGCGCTCAATCTGGAGACTTATCCGCAGTTTGATTTCGAGCGTGAGGCGATACAGCCTGATGGTTCGACCAAAATTGTCAGCTTTTCCAACGGCTTTCTGCATAATCCTCTGATGGACAATACCGGTTTCTTTGTTTGCCATCACAAACATGAGCCGGAAAATTTCTGGAAGCCCGATTATCAAAATCATGCCAACGGGGCCCAGCGGCTTTGTTCCGTGGTGTTCAGTGCAGACAATCCATCCGATCATCATGAATTCCTGGGTGGCTTTTCAGGCCAGCGGGAGATGCGCTCGACCAGCGCCGGTGTTGTGGTGGATACAGGCCATGGCTTGCTCGAAGTCTTGACGCCGCTCGCTGCCAAAACCTTTTATGGACTTGAGGTGTCGTCTTCGCTGGCGCGCGAGGGCGGGATCGCTGCCTTGATCATCAGCCTTGATCTGGCGCTCGCCAAGAAGGCGTTGGATGGGGCTGGGATCGCCTATAACGATTATGCCGGGCATCTGGTGGTTCAGCCTGATGCCTTGTGCGGCTGTGGTCTTTTGTTGCGTCAGGTTTGA
- the kdsA gene encoding 3-deoxy-8-phosphooctulonate synthase gives MTAPNKVVSAGSVQFGNQLPLSVMAGPCQMESRDHALEMAAALKEISDNLNIGMVYKSSFDKANRTSLSSARGIGLNRALPIFAEIRETYGLPVVTDIHEADQCLAVAEAVDILQIPAFLCRQTDLLVAAAKSGAVINVKKGQFLAPWDMRNVVEKIVHSGNANVMLTDRGTSFGYNTLVTDFRGLPIMAETGAPVIFDATHSVQQPGGQGSTTGGQREFVPVLARAAVAVGVAGLFIETHEDPDNAPSDGPNMVPIKELEGLLRQLQQFDAVAKA, from the coding sequence ATGACTGCACCCAATAAAGTCGTTTCTGCTGGCTCGGTCCAGTTTGGCAATCAACTGCCGCTGTCCGTAATGGCTGGTCCCTGTCAGATGGAGAGCCGCGACCACGCGCTCGAAATGGCTGCTGCCCTCAAAGAGATTTCCGACAATCTCAATATCGGCATGGTCTACAAATCGTCCTTTGACAAAGCGAACCGCACGAGCCTGTCTTCTGCCCGTGGCATTGGTCTTAACAGGGCGTTGCCTATCTTTGCGGAGATCCGTGAGACATATGGCCTGCCGGTGGTCACCGATATCCACGAGGCAGATCAATGCCTGGCGGTTGCTGAAGCGGTTGATATATTGCAGATCCCGGCCTTTCTGTGTCGCCAGACTGATTTGCTGGTTGCAGCTGCCAAATCAGGGGCTGTCATCAATGTCAAAAAAGGCCAGTTTCTTGCGCCTTGGGATATGCGTAACGTGGTTGAGAAAATCGTCCATAGCGGCAACGCCAACGTGATGCTGACAGATCGTGGTACGTCCTTTGGTTATAACACGCTGGTGACGGATTTCCGCGGTCTGCCGATTATGGCGGAAACCGGCGCGCCGGTGATTTTTGACGCGACTCATTCCGTGCAGCAGCCGGGCGGTCAAGGCAGTACGACGGGCGGTCAGCGGGAGTTTGTCCCTGTTTTGGCCAGAGCCGCTGTTGCGGTGGGTGTCGCCGGCTTGTTCATTGAAACCCATGAAGACCCTGACAATGCGCCAAGCGATGGCCCGAACATGGTACCGATCAAGGAGCTTGAAGGCCTTTTGCGCCAGTTGCAGCAGTTTGATGCCGTGGCCAAGGCCTGA
- a CDS encoding DUF1835 domain-containing protein yields MPSKKTGTAVTKLIITNGDSAANLLAEAGYTDTILPWRDVLHEGPIPDAEDDLFGLIRSKYLADGDKDDANDILADFKDRLALMRHHNRFERIELWFEHDLYDQLQILQILDMLARLGRINTVFLVQAPTYLGMQTPDNIRRFEELGLPVLDRMFAFASRAWRAYVYAGPTAINKIRQEPIPGFPFMGQALLRALQELPGPDGLSRTQRQILYSLDRGVARPGMLFAQVQNMEEAIFLGDMSFFKILSGLQYCQRPVLTGLPQEFKPQILSDGPQRKEFITSPLHITEFGKDVLSGKADFLSENGLHRWWGGRELTTSDHWRWDDETENLTRHQAA; encoded by the coding sequence ATGCCATCGAAGAAAACGGGGACCGCCGTGACCAAACTGATCATAACCAATGGAGACAGTGCCGCAAACCTTCTGGCTGAAGCGGGCTACACTGATACCATTTTGCCATGGCGGGATGTCTTGCATGAAGGCCCGATCCCTGACGCAGAAGACGACTTGTTCGGCCTGATCCGCAGCAAATATCTGGCTGACGGCGACAAGGATGACGCCAACGACATTCTGGCGGACTTCAAGGACAGATTGGCTCTGATGCGTCACCATAATCGGTTCGAACGGATCGAATTATGGTTCGAGCATGATCTCTATGATCAGCTGCAAATCCTCCAGATCCTCGATATGCTGGCCCGCCTTGGCCGGATCAACACTGTCTTTCTCGTTCAGGCACCGACCTATCTGGGCATGCAAACGCCGGACAATATCCGCCGCTTCGAAGAGCTGGGACTGCCGGTGCTTGACCGGATGTTTGCCTTTGCATCGCGCGCATGGCGCGCCTATGTCTATGCTGGTCCGACAGCGATCAACAAAATCCGCCAGGAACCGATCCCCGGCTTCCCCTTCATGGGACAGGCCCTTTTGCGTGCCTTGCAGGAGCTTCCCGGCCCCGATGGCCTGTCACGCACCCAGCGTCAAATTCTTTACAGCCTTGACCGCGGCGTCGCCCGCCCGGGCATGCTCTTTGCGCAAGTGCAGAATATGGAAGAAGCGATTTTCCTTGGCGACATGAGCTTTTTCAAGATCCTTTCGGGCCTGCAATATTGCCAGCGCCCGGTCCTGACGGGACTGCCGCAAGAATTCAAGCCCCAGATCCTGTCCGACGGCCCACAGCGCAAGGAATTCATCACCTCGCCCCTCCACATCACCGAGTTCGGAAAGGATGTCCTGTCAGGAAAAGCGGACTTCCTGTCAGAAAATGGCCTTCATCGCTGGTGGGGCGGCAGGGAGCTGACCACCAGCGATCACTGGCGCTGGGATGATGAAACCGAAAACCTCACCCGTCATCAAGCAGCTTGA
- a CDS encoding GNAT family N-acetyltransferase: MIIAATNRLLLRRFERSDAPFLLSLLNDPSYHANIGDRGIRSVQEAEEYLRTVLEASYQANGFGLYNVETRQGLPIGMCGLVNRDGLDGVDLGYALMPSYWGKGYAREACLAVMHHARAEIALKQLLAIVARHNDASAGLLLRLGFALIGDFLHVDSGERLDLYRCNLFQIDQ, translated from the coding sequence ATGATCATTGCAGCCACCAACCGATTGCTGTTGCGTCGGTTTGAGCGTTCGGATGCGCCCTTTCTCCTCTCCTTGTTGAATGACCCCTCCTATCACGCCAATATCGGCGACCGGGGCATCCGGAGTGTCCAGGAGGCCGAAGAGTATCTACGGACTGTCTTGGAGGCTTCCTATCAGGCCAATGGGTTCGGGCTTTATAATGTCGAGACAAGGCAAGGCCTTCCCATCGGTATGTGCGGATTGGTCAATCGCGACGGCCTTGATGGGGTTGATCTGGGTTATGCCCTGATGCCGTCCTATTGGGGAAAGGGTTATGCCCGAGAGGCGTGTCTGGCCGTGATGCATCATGCACGCGCAGAAATTGCGCTTAAGCAATTGCTTGCTATCGTTGCAAGGCATAATGACGCATCCGCAGGGCTGTTGCTAAGACTGGGCTTCGCGCTGATCGGGGATTTTCTTCATGTGGATTCCGGTGAGCGCCTTGATCTGTATCGTTGCAATCTTTTTCAAATCGATCAATAG
- the eno gene encoding phosphopyruvate hydratase, whose amino-acid sequence MTAIIDILGREILDSRGNPTVEVDVVLEDGSFGRAAVPSGASTGVHEAHELRDGEARYLGKGVTKAVEAVNDEIFDALVGLDAENQIQLDQVMIELDGTENKGRIGANAILGTSMAVAKAAAQAAGLPLYRYVGGVNACTLPVPMMNIINGGEHADNPIDIQEFMIMPVGADSIAEAVRMGAEVFHSLKKGLQKAGHNTAVGDEGGFAPNLESTEAALDFIMQSIKDAGYKPGEDIYLALDCASSEFYEDGKYNLKGEGTVLDSAGMADYLAALVAKYPIISIEDGMDEDDWEGWKLLTEKIGDKCQLVGDDLFVTNSARLRDGIKMGVGNSILVKVNQIGSLTETLEAVEMAHKAGYTAVMSHRSGETEDATIADLAVATNCGQIKTGSLSRSDRLAKYNQLIRIEEELGPMAKFAGRAILKG is encoded by the coding sequence ATGACCGCAATTATCGACATCTTGGGTCGCGAGATCCTAGACAGCCGCGGCAACCCGACCGTTGAGGTGGACGTTGTTCTGGAAGACGGCTCTTTTGGCCGTGCAGCCGTTCCATCCGGCGCCTCCACCGGCGTGCACGAAGCGCACGAACTGCGTGATGGTGAGGCGCGTTATCTTGGCAAGGGTGTGACCAAGGCGGTCGAAGCTGTCAATGATGAAATCTTCGACGCTCTGGTTGGTCTGGATGCAGAAAACCAGATCCAGCTTGATCAAGTGATGATTGAGCTCGACGGCACTGAAAATAAAGGCCGCATCGGCGCAAACGCTATTCTGGGCACGTCCATGGCTGTTGCCAAAGCTGCTGCTCAGGCTGCCGGTTTGCCGCTCTACCGCTATGTTGGTGGCGTGAATGCTTGCACCCTGCCTGTTCCGATGATGAATATCATCAATGGCGGTGAGCATGCTGACAACCCAATCGACATTCAGGAATTCATGATCATGCCTGTGGGCGCTGACAGCATTGCTGAAGCCGTTCGCATGGGCGCTGAAGTGTTCCACTCTCTGAAAAAAGGTCTGCAGAAAGCCGGTCACAACACCGCTGTTGGTGACGAAGGCGGCTTTGCGCCAAACCTTGAATCCACCGAAGCTGCGCTTGACTTCATCATGCAGTCCATCAAGGACGCTGGTTACAAGCCGGGTGAAGATATCTATCTCGCTCTGGATTGTGCTTCTTCCGAATTCTACGAAGATGGCAAATACAATCTCAAAGGCGAAGGCACCGTGCTTGATTCCGCCGGGATGGCTGACTATCTCGCAGCTTTGGTTGCCAAATATCCAATCATCTCCATCGAAGACGGTATGGACGAAGATGACTGGGAAGGCTGGAAACTGCTGACCGAGAAAATCGGTGACAAGTGCCAGCTGGTTGGCGACGATCTGTTCGTGACCAACTCTGCTCGCTTGCGTGACGGCATTAAAATGGGCGTTGGCAACTCCATCCTCGTGAAAGTGAACCAGATCGGTTCCCTGACCGAGACTCTGGAAGCTGTCGAAATGGCTCATAAAGCCGGTTACACCGCTGTTATGTCTCACCGGTCCGGTGAAACCGAAGACGCAACCATTGCTGACCTTGCTGTTGCTACCAACTGCGGTCAGATCAAAACCGGTTCGCTGTCCCGTTCTGACCGTCTGGCAAAATACAACCAGCTGATCCGCATTGAAGAAGAGCTTGGCCCAATGGCGAAATTCGCTGGCCGCGCGATCCTCAAAGGCTAA
- a CDS encoding DUF6693 family protein, translating into MQSLKCEMELIEGIGLVVLWVVLSFITFGLALFVMPYYLTKAPINRTFVVDDHGNKIGRLYVDFTLAQIVGHAVIWLLLSIVTFGIAYIVYWFAVFRKLLNASVIQPVQSSVPTRMN; encoded by the coding sequence ATGCAAAGTTTGAAATGTGAAATGGAATTGATCGAGGGGATTGGACTTGTTGTCCTGTGGGTGGTGTTGTCGTTCATCACTTTTGGATTGGCTTTGTTTGTGATGCCGTACTACCTCACCAAGGCGCCGATCAATCGGACTTTTGTAGTCGACGATCACGGCAACAAGATCGGACGGCTATATGTTGACTTTACGCTCGCGCAAATTGTCGGCCATGCCGTTATCTGGCTGCTGCTGTCAATTGTTACCTTTGGGATTGCTTATATCGTCTATTGGTTTGCGGTCTTCCGCAAGTTGCTGAATGCTTCCGTCATTCAACCTGTTCAGTCTTCTGTACCGACCAGAATGAACTAG
- a CDS encoding UbiX family flavin prenyltransferase: MSNPKSKKIGIVVTGASGGLLALQTLRLLKRLKQDNPQIESHAIFTEGGKRTCALELNEDLRGELYALPDNSYDDTNLAAPIASGSNALDALLFVPCSIRSLSAIAYGQTDRLSIRAADVMLKERRRLVLAVRESPLHAGHLQAMQLVTQMGGIIAPPVPAFYLHPESIEEMAEQSAARLLSALGLELGDTIKRWNG; this comes from the coding sequence ATGAGCAATCCAAAAAGCAAAAAGATAGGCATCGTGGTGACAGGCGCTTCAGGCGGCCTGCTTGCCCTTCAAACTTTGCGCCTGCTCAAAAGGCTTAAACAGGACAATCCGCAAATCGAGAGTCATGCCATCTTTACCGAAGGCGGCAAGCGCACCTGCGCGCTGGAACTCAACGAGGATTTACGCGGCGAACTCTACGCGCTCCCTGACAATTCTTATGATGACACCAACCTCGCCGCCCCCATTGCGAGCGGCTCGAATGCTTTGGATGCCCTGCTCTTTGTCCCCTGCTCGATCCGCAGCCTCAGCGCCATCGCCTATGGCCAGACGGATCGTCTGTCGATCCGCGCGGCCGATGTCATGCTCAAGGAGCGCCGTCGCCTCGTGCTTGCAGTGCGGGAAAGTCCACTGCATGCCGGGCATTTACAAGCCATGCAGCTTGTCACTCAGATGGGAGGCATCATCGCTCCGCCCGTCCCGGCCTTTTACCTACACCCCGAAAGCATCGAGGAAATGGCCGAGCAAAGCGCAGCGAGACTACTGTCTGCCCTCGGACTTGAGCTGGGCGACACCATAAAACGCTGGAACGGATAA
- a CDS encoding UbiD family decarboxylase — MRFIEKRGQLLRINEPVSMKLEATQLQRRIMDQNGPALLLEHPICSDGQPSEIPVLLNLFGTVERVAWALGCEKDSLLDLGQFLAYLRQPQPPTRSELLGTISPLLKAATSLRGKIQSAAFSQEVVKTGEDINLDRLPIQTCWPGEPAPLITWPIVITRPQGAETDDIKQYNWGVYRMQQVSRNQALLRWLENRGGAAHFRSWQQKGKDMPIAIAIGADPATVMGAVTPIPETLSEAQFSGLFRGKPTQLIKAKTQPLLVPANAEIIIEGTVSATETRPEGPYGDHTGYYNAIEPFPLMTVTAITQRHEPVYLSTYTGRAPDEPSVISEAMNDVFMPLVQQAFPEVTDCWLPPEAASYRIAVIAIDKRYAGQARRVMMGMWSMLPQFNMTKLIIIVDKNINARSWSDVMWAVATKMDPSRDLLTLDNTPMDYLDFASIREGLSGKLGIDATDKIGSETDREWGTEMRMDDAVCAKVDDLLATIRPKSL; from the coding sequence ATGCGTTTCATCGAAAAGCGTGGGCAATTGCTGCGGATCAACGAACCGGTCTCCATGAAACTCGAAGCCACCCAACTGCAGCGCCGCATCATGGACCAGAATGGTCCTGCCTTGTTGCTGGAACATCCCATTTGCAGCGATGGCCAGCCAAGCGAAATACCGGTTCTGCTCAATCTGTTTGGCACCGTGGAGCGAGTCGCATGGGCTTTGGGCTGCGAGAAAGACTCACTTCTGGATTTGGGGCAATTCCTTGCCTATCTGCGCCAACCCCAACCACCAACGCGATCAGAATTGCTTGGCACCATCTCGCCGTTGCTGAAGGCCGCCACCAGCCTTCGTGGCAAAATTCAGTCCGCCGCCTTCTCACAGGAAGTGGTGAAGACGGGCGAAGACATCAATCTTGATCGCCTGCCAATCCAGACCTGCTGGCCCGGCGAACCCGCCCCGCTGATCACCTGGCCGATTGTCATCACCCGCCCGCAAGGAGCGGAAACCGACGACATCAAGCAGTATAACTGGGGCGTCTATCGCATGCAGCAGGTCAGCCGCAATCAAGCCCTGCTGCGCTGGCTTGAAAATCGTGGCGGCGCGGCCCACTTCCGGTCTTGGCAGCAGAAGGGCAAGGATATGCCCATCGCCATTGCTATCGGCGCAGATCCGGCCACCGTCATGGGCGCCGTCACCCCGATCCCGGAAACCTTGAGCGAAGCACAATTCTCTGGTCTCTTTCGGGGCAAGCCAACCCAACTGATCAAAGCCAAGACCCAGCCTCTGCTAGTACCCGCCAATGCTGAAATCATCATAGAGGGCACCGTCTCGGCAACCGAAACACGCCCGGAAGGCCCTTATGGCGACCATACCGGCTATTATAATGCAATCGAGCCATTCCCCCTGATGACCGTCACCGCCATCACCCAGCGGCATGAGCCGGTTTATCTGTCCACTTATACAGGCCGAGCGCCCGACGAACCCTCGGTCATTTCCGAAGCGATGAATGATGTCTTCATGCCGCTGGTGCAACAGGCCTTCCCTGAAGTCACCGATTGCTGGCTTCCACCTGAAGCGGCCTCCTATCGCATCGCCGTCATCGCCATCGACAAGCGCTATGCCGGACAGGCACGCCGGGTGATGATGGGCATGTGGTCCATGCTGCCGCAATTCAACATGACCAAGCTGATCATCATCGTCGACAAAAATATCAACGCTCGCAGCTGGTCCGACGTCATGTGGGCGGTGGCCACCAAGATGGACCCGTCGCGCGATCTCCTGACCCTCGACAACACCCCGATGGACTATCTCGACTTTGCCTCGATTCGCGAAGGATTGAGCGGCAAGCTGGGCATTGACGCTACCGACAAGATCGGTTCGGAAACGGATCGGGAATGGGGCACGGAAATGCGGATGGACGACGCAGTCTGCGCCAAGGTCGACGATCTGCTCGCCACCATCCGTCCCAAATCACTGTGA
- a CDS encoding septum formation initiator family protein — protein MATRQRRNSVGRQLVLPVSFLLLIGYFVFHALHGGYGVYSLTAMKARADGLEADLHALRLVRESREHRIALFRRETLDPDMMEERARATMNVAHPDEIVILTN, from the coding sequence ATGGCTACTCGCCAAAGAAGAAATTCAGTGGGGCGCCAATTGGTGCTGCCAGTCAGTTTTCTGTTGCTTATTGGATACTTTGTGTTCCACGCCTTGCATGGCGGTTATGGGGTCTATTCCCTCACTGCCATGAAGGCCCGCGCAGATGGCTTGGAAGCAGATTTGCATGCGCTGCGTTTGGTGCGTGAATCGCGTGAGCATCGAATTGCTCTGTTTCGTCGCGAAACTCTTGATCCCGACATGATGGAAGAACGGGCGCGTGCCACAATGAATGTGGCGCATCCCGACGAGATTGTCATTTTGACAAATTAA